The Comamonas sp. GB3 AK4-5 genome includes a region encoding these proteins:
- the gshB gene encoding glutathione synthase, with the protein MKLLFIADPLESFNIKKDTTFAMMREAQSRGHVIYACEPRHVSWQTGGKVQALVRQIRLTGTKPDWFTVEQEAVAVLASFDGVVMRKDPPFDSEFFYSTHMLSQAEREGTKVFNKPSALREHPEKLSIMEFPQLLGPTLVTRDAAQIRAFHAEHGDIILKPLDGMGGMGIFRIGKDGMNLGSVIETLNHEGATSVMVQRFLPAIADGDKRVLIIGGQAVPYCLARIPQGNEVRGNLAAGGKGVARPLTDRDRQIAETLGPVLVERGLLLVGVDVIGDSVTEINVTSPTCFQEIADQTGCNVAALFVDALEKAIAQKA; encoded by the coding sequence ATGAAACTGCTGTTCATCGCCGATCCGCTGGAATCTTTCAACATCAAGAAGGACACCACCTTCGCCATGATGCGCGAGGCCCAGTCGCGTGGTCATGTCATCTACGCCTGCGAGCCCCGCCATGTGTCCTGGCAAACCGGCGGCAAGGTGCAGGCCTTGGTGCGCCAAATCCGCCTGACGGGCACCAAGCCCGATTGGTTCACGGTCGAGCAGGAAGCCGTGGCCGTGCTGGCCAGCTTCGATGGCGTGGTGATGCGCAAGGACCCGCCCTTCGACAGCGAGTTCTTCTACAGCACCCATATGCTCAGCCAGGCAGAGCGGGAGGGGACCAAGGTTTTCAACAAGCCCTCGGCGCTGCGTGAGCACCCGGAAAAACTCTCCATCATGGAGTTTCCGCAGCTCTTGGGCCCCACGCTGGTGACGCGGGATGCTGCGCAGATTCGCGCTTTTCATGCCGAACATGGCGACATCATCCTCAAGCCTCTGGACGGCATGGGGGGCATGGGCATCTTCCGCATTGGCAAGGATGGCATGAACCTGGGCAGCGTCATCGAGACGCTGAACCACGAGGGCGCCACCAGCGTCATGGTGCAGCGCTTTCTCCCCGCCATTGCCGATGGTGACAAACGCGTGCTCATCATTGGTGGCCAGGCCGTGCCTTATTGCTTGGCCCGCATCCCGCAAGGCAATGAAGTGCGTGGCAACCTGGCCGCTGGTGGCAAAGGCGTGGCCCGCCCCTTGACGGATCGAGACCGTCAGATCGCCGAAACCCTGGGGCCGGTGCTGGTCGAGCGGGGCTTGCTGCTGGTGGGTGTGGATGTGATTGGTGACAGCGTCACCGAGATCAATGTCACCAGCCCTACCTGCTTCCAGGAGATTGCAGACCAGACGGGCTGCAATGTGGCAGCGCTCTTTGTGGATGCGCTGGAAAAGGCCATTGCGCAAAAAGCCTGA
- a CDS encoding potassium transporter Kup — MQQSSSRSSLAALTLGAIGVVYGDIGTSVLYAVKEVFRSGHVAYTPANVYGVLSLLFWTLTVIVSLKYVVLVLRADNRGEGGLVAMLALAAEAVKDKPRLHGVLMAVGLFGASLFYGDGVITPAISVLSAVEGLEVVAPAMEHVVIPVTLAVLLFLFSMQKRGTASIGRWFGPITLLWFAVLAALGVGQIVHHPEILSALWPGHALGFVLNQPGTAFILLGAVVLCVTGAEALYADLGHFGKKPIRLAWFSVAMPALTLNYLGQGALLLDQPDAVRNPFFLMAPSWATLPLVVLATMATVIASQALISGAFSITKQVMQLGYLPRLTVLHTSTRDTGQIYMPFVNWALFIAIAMAVIMFRSSDNLAAAYGLAVTLDMLITTTLTFFVIRYLWRYPLWLCVLSTSCFFVVDILFFASNALKLAAGGWFPLLIACCIYLLMRTWRRGRMLLSEQHRAEAVDLTSFLEGLQHANLQRVDGTAVFITSEAGLVPPALLHNLKHNKVLHTQNLFVVLRQHEVPWIGLSQRAQVEPLGRGCWQVELHFGFKNDPNVPEALRQAELPGWKLDPMRTSYFLSREVIVPRMGGRMALWREKLFAQMHAGASGVAGFLHLPANAVVELGTKVHI; from the coding sequence ATGCAGCAATCCTCATCCCGCTCTTCCCTGGCCGCATTGACCTTGGGCGCCATTGGCGTTGTGTATGGCGACATCGGCACCAGCGTGCTGTATGCCGTCAAGGAAGTCTTTCGCAGCGGCCATGTGGCGTACACGCCAGCCAATGTCTATGGTGTGCTGTCGCTGCTATTCTGGACGCTCACCGTCATCGTCTCCCTCAAATACGTGGTGCTGGTGCTGCGCGCCGACAACCGTGGCGAAGGTGGCCTGGTGGCCATGCTGGCCCTGGCGGCCGAGGCGGTGAAGGACAAGCCCAGGCTGCATGGTGTGCTGATGGCCGTGGGCCTGTTTGGCGCCAGCCTGTTCTACGGTGATGGGGTGATCACCCCGGCCATCTCGGTGCTCTCGGCCGTGGAAGGCCTGGAGGTGGTGGCACCGGCCATGGAGCATGTGGTGATCCCCGTCACACTGGCGGTGCTGCTGTTTCTGTTCAGCATGCAAAAGCGTGGCACGGCCAGCATTGGCCGCTGGTTCGGCCCCATCACCTTGCTGTGGTTTGCCGTGCTGGCTGCCTTGGGTGTGGGGCAGATCGTTCACCACCCGGAAATTTTGAGCGCACTGTGGCCCGGCCATGCCCTGGGCTTTGTGCTGAACCAGCCTGGTACCGCCTTCATCTTGCTGGGTGCTGTGGTGCTGTGCGTCACGGGCGCCGAGGCGCTGTATGCCGACCTGGGCCACTTTGGCAAAAAGCCCATCCGCCTGGCCTGGTTCTCGGTGGCCATGCCGGCGCTGACGCTGAACTACCTGGGCCAGGGTGCATTGCTGCTGGACCAGCCCGATGCCGTGCGCAACCCCTTCTTTCTGATGGCGCCCAGCTGGGCCACCTTGCCGTTGGTGGTGCTCGCCACCATGGCCACGGTGATTGCCTCGCAGGCGCTGATCTCGGGGGCCTTCAGCATCACCAAGCAGGTCATGCAGCTGGGCTACCTGCCACGGCTGACGGTGCTGCACACCAGCACGCGCGACACCGGCCAGATCTACATGCCCTTTGTGAACTGGGCGCTGTTCATTGCCATCGCCATGGCGGTGATCATGTTCCGTTCCAGCGACAACCTGGCTGCGGCCTATGGTTTGGCCGTGACGCTGGACATGCTGATCACCACCACGCTGACCTTCTTCGTCATCCGTTACCTCTGGCGTTATCCGCTGTGGTTGTGCGTGCTCTCTACCAGCTGCTTCTTCGTGGTAGACATTCTGTTCTTTGCCTCCAACGCGTTGAAGCTGGCGGCCGGTGGCTGGTTCCCGCTGCTGATTGCCTGCTGCATTTATTTGCTGATGCGTACCTGGCGCCGTGGGCGCATGCTGCTGTCCGAGCAGCACCGGGCCGAGGCCGTCGACCTCACCAGTTTTCTGGAAGGCCTGCAGCATGCCAATTTGCAGCGTGTGGATGGCACGGCCGTGTTCATCACCAGCGAAGCGGGCCTGGTGCCCCCCGCGCTGCTGCACAACCTCAAGCACAACAAGGTGCTGCACACGCAGAACCTGTTTGTGGTGTTGCGCCAGCATGAGGTGCCATGGATTGGCCTGAGCCAGCGGGCGCAGGTGGAGCCGCTGGGCCGCGGCTGCTGGCAGGTGGAGCTGCACTTTGGCTTCAAGAACGATCCCAATGTGCCCGAGGCCTTGCGCCAGGCCGAGTTGCCGGGCTGGAAGCTGGACCCCATGCGCACCAGCTATTTCCTGTCGCGCGAAGTGATCGTGCCTCGCATGGGCGGGCGCATGGCGCTGTGGCGTGAAAAGCTGTTTGCACAAATGCATGCCGGCGCCAGCGGCGTGGCGGGCTTTTTGCATCTGCCGGCCAATGCCGTGGTGGAGCTGGGCACCAAGGTCCATATCTGA
- a CDS encoding benzoate/H(+) symporter BenE family transporter, translated as MRFFRDLSLSAFTAGFVAVLVGFTSSVALVFQAAQAFGATPAQITSWMWALGLGVGLCCLVPSLLLRKPVMVAWSTPGAAVLASAGMAGSFTMPEAVGAFLVCAALITLCGVTGWFEKLMDRIPMEIAAALLAGVLARFGLQAFAAAQTALGMVLAMLAAYLLGRRLLPRYAVVLTLLVGVAWAATAGKMEWSRVQWELALPVFTAPEFTWQAFVSLALPLFVVTMASQNMPGVAVIRATGYALPVSRLVSMTGIATLLLAPFGGYALNFSAITAAICMGPEAHEDKDRRYTAAVVCGAMYMVIGVFGAVVTGLLIAFPQELVLAIAGLALLGSIGGGLASALKEETHREAALITFLVTLSGVVIAGVGSAFWGVVAGVVALFVQKYGRRGG; from the coding sequence ATGCGCTTCTTTCGAGACCTGAGCTTGTCTGCCTTCACGGCAGGATTCGTGGCCGTGCTGGTGGGTTTCACCAGCTCGGTGGCCCTGGTGTTTCAGGCCGCACAGGCCTTTGGTGCCACACCGGCACAAATTACCTCATGGATGTGGGCGCTGGGCCTGGGCGTGGGCCTGTGCTGTCTGGTGCCTTCGCTGCTGCTGCGCAAGCCGGTGATGGTGGCCTGGTCCACACCCGGCGCTGCGGTGCTGGCATCGGCCGGCATGGCGGGTAGCTTCACCATGCCCGAAGCCGTGGGCGCTTTTCTGGTGTGTGCGGCACTCATCACCTTGTGCGGGGTGACGGGCTGGTTCGAGAAGCTGATGGACCGCATTCCCATGGAAATCGCCGCAGCCCTGCTGGCCGGTGTGCTGGCCCGCTTTGGCCTGCAGGCCTTTGCTGCGGCGCAGACCGCATTGGGCATGGTGTTGGCCATGCTGGCTGCTTATCTGTTGGGCCGGCGCCTGCTGCCTCGCTATGCCGTGGTGTTGACGCTGCTGGTGGGGGTGGCCTGGGCTGCGACGGCCGGCAAGATGGAGTGGTCCCGTGTGCAGTGGGAGCTGGCCCTGCCCGTGTTCACCGCCCCGGAGTTCACCTGGCAGGCCTTTGTCAGCCTGGCGCTGCCGCTGTTTGTGGTCACCATGGCATCGCAGAACATGCCGGGCGTGGCGGTGATCCGTGCCACCGGCTATGCGCTGCCGGTGTCGCGCCTGGTCAGCATGACGGGCATCGCCACGCTGCTGTTGGCGCCATTTGGTGGTTATGCACTGAACTTCTCTGCCATCACCGCTGCCATCTGCATGGGGCCGGAAGCGCATGAGGATAAAGACCGGCGCTACACCGCAGCCGTGGTCTGCGGTGCCATGTATATGGTGATTGGCGTTTTCGGTGCCGTGGTCACCGGCCTGCTGATCGCTTTTCCGCAGGAGCTGGTGCTGGCCATTGCCGGCCTGGCGCTGCTGGGCAGCATTGGCGGGGGCTTGGCCAGTGCCCTTAAGGAAGAAACACACCGTGAAGCGGCGCTGATTACCTTCCTCGTGACCTTGAGCGGTGTGGTGATAGCCGGAGTGGGTTCGGCGTTTTGGGGTGTGGTGGCCGGCGTGGTGGCGCTGTTTGTGCAAAAGTATGGGCGTCGTGGTGGCTGA